From Shewanella yunxiaonensis, the proteins below share one genomic window:
- a CDS encoding endonuclease — protein sequence MKLTWLIIGLFCTGAMAAGNTEIESFSAAKKLMQNSIYTTDTLRKTIYCGAAFDSKKQITLPEGFQTAVYLKRRFKWEAEHIVPAENFGRTFSEWREGSPVCVDSKGKAFKGRKCAEKANKEYRLMQSDLYNLAPAIGSVNAARQNYNFTMLPSAKSKFGSCDMRIEDNKVQPPEEARGRIARTYLYFEAVYPRYRMSKAQQQLMNAWDKQYPVTKNECEIARKVKAVQHNDNPVLEQRCSAL from the coding sequence ATGAAATTGACTTGGCTAATCATCGGATTGTTCTGTACTGGTGCAATGGCAGCTGGCAACACCGAAATTGAATCATTCTCGGCAGCTAAAAAGCTTATGCAGAATAGCATCTACACCACCGACACTTTACGCAAAACGATATACTGTGGTGCCGCCTTTGACAGTAAAAAGCAGATTACTTTACCTGAAGGATTTCAGACAGCCGTCTATCTTAAGCGCAGATTTAAGTGGGAAGCTGAACACATCGTTCCAGCAGAGAACTTTGGCCGAACATTCTCTGAGTGGCGCGAAGGCAGCCCTGTTTGCGTCGATAGCAAGGGCAAGGCATTCAAGGGCCGAAAGTGCGCAGAGAAAGCGAATAAAGAATACCGTTTGATGCAGTCCGACTTATACAACCTTGCACCAGCCATTGGTTCTGTTAACGCAGCAAGACAGAACTATAACTTCACTATGCTACCCTCAGCCAAATCTAAATTTGGCAGCTGTGATATGCGGATTGAAGATAACAAAGTTCAGCCACCAGAAGAGGCCAGAGGGCGGATTGCCCGCACCTATTTGTACTTTGAAGCGGTGTATCCCCGTTACAGGATGAGTAAAGCCCAGCAGCAGCTGATGAATGCTTGGGATAAGCAATATCCTGTGACAAAGAACGAATGTGAGATAGCTCGCAAGGTAAAAGCTGTTCAGCACAATGATAATCCAGTGCTGGAGCAGAGGTGTTCAGCACTCTGA
- a CDS encoding HNH endonuclease has translation MDYTNIQKPFETYKWRWGALTPTENINIPEVYYGCLKVLYENQGKSPSDPEIHEGLMKIQNELSHVRIPNLVRTKKRNIFRNSGQYWKITGLLKSTKGGIKLSEFGNAYASGKITRDEFSSYVIKSVEFPNKDIDKQSVYSDWEKHTLKIKPLEIILETIYLLYCNKKEHGYITTEELVNVLIPMSGNKFVPEDISTGIITYRKHPEKFSKSWKALDKDNDHRIAREFLLFLHNYGYLGVRDSTDDRKKKENFTQEFYLYEEQADSIHSLLKIALPEYHSNTLSIQDQDSLIDDIISIENSSKVIDASREKRQVEILSRVGQSKFRKDVIFEGGGVCLLSGVKTPESLQACHIIPVKNNGTDHFSNGIILRADLHILYDKGHIRIYENGNITLSKYLSNDPYYSKNIPSKIEIPKYVNLEALRLRNKYMM, from the coding sequence ATGGATTATACAAATATACAAAAGCCATTTGAAACATATAAATGGAGATGGGGCGCTTTAACCCCTACTGAAAACATCAATATTCCAGAAGTATATTATGGATGTTTGAAGGTATTGTATGAAAACCAAGGAAAATCTCCTAGTGATCCGGAAATTCACGAAGGACTAATGAAAATTCAAAATGAATTGTCACACGTTAGAATCCCCAATTTAGTTAGAACCAAAAAACGTAATATATTTAGAAATTCTGGTCAATACTGGAAAATAACAGGTCTACTTAAATCAACAAAAGGAGGAATCAAGCTTTCAGAATTCGGGAACGCTTATGCATCTGGTAAAATTACACGAGATGAGTTTTCATCGTATGTAATAAAAAGTGTAGAATTCCCTAACAAAGATATTGACAAACAGTCTGTCTATAGTGATTGGGAAAAACATACTCTAAAAATAAAACCTCTTGAAATAATATTAGAAACAATATACTTACTTTATTGTAATAAAAAAGAACACGGTTATATAACGACAGAGGAATTAGTTAATGTTTTGATTCCAATGTCTGGAAACAAATTCGTTCCAGAAGATATTTCTACAGGAATCATAACCTACAGAAAGCATCCAGAAAAATTTAGTAAATCATGGAAAGCATTAGATAAAGATAATGATCATAGAATTGCGAGAGAATTTTTACTTTTCCTTCATAATTATGGTTATCTCGGAGTAAGAGATTCAACTGATGATAGGAAGAAAAAAGAAAATTTTACACAAGAGTTTTATCTTTATGAGGAACAAGCAGATAGTATTCATTCATTATTAAAAATCGCACTTCCTGAATATCATTCAAACACGTTATCGATTCAAGATCAAGATAGTCTAATTGATGATATTATTTCCATAGAGAATTCTTCCAAAGTTATAGATGCATCTAGAGAAAAAAGGCAAGTTGAAATATTATCTAGAGTGGGTCAGTCAAAATTCAGAAAAGACGTCATATTCGAAGGGGGTGGTGTTTGTTTGTTATCCGGAGTAAAAACTCCTGAATCATTACAAGCATGCCACATCATCCCAGTTAAGAATAATGGCACTGATCACTTTTCTAATGGCATAATATTGAGAGCAGATCTTCATATTTTATATGACAAAGGTCACATTAGAATTTATGAAAATGGAAATATCACACTTTCAAAGTATCTTAGTAATGACCCATACTACTCAAAGAATATCCCGTCTAAAATTGAAATCCCTAAATACGTTAACTTAGAAGCACTTAGATTAAGAAATAAATACATGATGTGA
- a CDS encoding DNA cytosine methyltransferase: MNIVSLFSGAGGLDLGLKLAGHNIIWANDLYEDAVKTYKFNIGEHVVLRDISLIPSNEIPNCDVVVGGFPCQGFSVANMTRKTNDPRNKLYLEMVRVIRDKKPKYFIAENVKGILSLDKGGVIRKVVSDFEELGYTVDYKLVNCADYGVPQTRMRVIIFGVRKDITTNVIFPPPTTHSKDGDKLPHWITVGQALAHYPEPSEELNVMNHVCSSYKLRFNGHLGHRVIDPNKPAPTVTGRGDEKGGVVVLHHPNNTRRMTVRETAAVQSFPDDFFFVGSKTSGYRQIANAVPPKLGFALGVMLNQAEKIQPLPTKK, encoded by the coding sequence TTGAATATTGTATCATTATTTTCTGGAGCTGGTGGATTAGATTTGGGACTAAAATTAGCTGGACACAATATAATTTGGGCAAATGATTTGTATGAAGATGCAGTTAAAACATACAAATTTAACATTGGAGAACATGTAGTTTTACGTGATATTTCTCTTATTCCATCTAATGAAATACCTAATTGCGATGTAGTTGTTGGAGGCTTCCCATGCCAAGGATTTTCTGTTGCAAATATGACGAGAAAAACAAATGATCCTAGAAATAAACTATATTTAGAAATGGTTAGAGTTATAAGAGATAAAAAACCAAAATATTTTATTGCAGAAAATGTAAAAGGAATACTTTCTCTAGATAAAGGAGGAGTAATAAGAAAAGTTGTATCTGATTTTGAGGAACTAGGATACACAGTAGATTATAAGTTAGTAAATTGTGCAGATTACGGTGTACCACAAACCCGCATGAGGGTAATAATTTTTGGAGTCCGTAAAGATATTACAACTAACGTGATCTTTCCACCTCCTACAACTCACAGTAAAGATGGTGATAAACTTCCTCATTGGATAACTGTTGGACAAGCACTAGCACATTACCCAGAACCTAGTGAAGAACTTAATGTGATGAATCATGTCTGTTCAAGTTACAAGCTGAGATTTAACGGTCATTTAGGACATAGAGTAATTGACCCTAATAAACCAGCTCCCACCGTAACAGGTAGAGGAGATGAAAAAGGAGGTGTTGTCGTCTTACATCACCCAAATAACACTAGAAGAATGACTGTAAGAGAAACAGCTGCAGTACAATCCTTTCCCGATGATTTTTTCTTTGTAGGTTCGAAAACCTCAGGCTATCGGCAGATAGCGAATGCTGTGCCTCCAAAACTTGGCTTTGCTTTGGGTGTAATGCTAAACCAAGCTGAAAAAATACAGCCTCTCCCAACTAAGAAGTAA
- a CDS encoding DNA cytosine methyltransferase has translation MKIKKPKVISLFSGAGGLDLGFKNAGFDIVWANDFDKDACNTYTHNIGSHIVCGSIEDIDSNEIPEADIIIGGFPCQGFSQANLLRFADDERNKLYLEFLRVVKDKKPKLFFAENVSGILSLAKGEAIKKIENDFSLAGYSVKKKLFNVADYGVPQSRKRVIIVGVRKDLNIDYDFPIATHTSPSKAKKEQLLPWVSISKALEDIPDADDADHGLLNHDYSKYKITNRNFTGHRKTDPEKPSPTILARGNGKGGVCAIQHPKNHRRMSVRESATIQTFPKSFEFFGSLTSCYRQVGNAVPVKFAEQLALALKNKIGE, from the coding sequence ATGAAAATTAAAAAACCTAAAGTAATATCACTATTTTCAGGCGCTGGAGGACTAGACCTCGGATTTAAAAATGCGGGGTTTGATATTGTCTGGGCAAATGACTTTGATAAAGATGCTTGCAATACGTATACACACAATATCGGTTCACATATTGTTTGTGGTTCTATTGAGGATATAGATTCAAATGAAATCCCTGAAGCCGATATAATTATTGGTGGTTTTCCTTGCCAAGGATTTTCTCAGGCAAATCTTCTTCGATTTGCTGACGACGAAAGGAATAAACTGTACCTTGAATTTCTTCGTGTTGTAAAAGATAAAAAGCCAAAATTATTTTTCGCTGAAAATGTCAGTGGAATATTGAGTTTAGCAAAAGGAGAAGCAATTAAAAAAATAGAAAATGATTTTTCACTAGCAGGATACTCGGTCAAGAAAAAACTGTTTAATGTAGCAGATTATGGGGTCCCACAGTCAAGAAAAAGGGTAATTATTGTAGGTGTAAGAAAAGATCTAAATATAGATTATGACTTTCCTATAGCGACTCACACATCCCCAAGTAAAGCAAAAAAAGAACAGTTGCTTCCTTGGGTATCAATAAGTAAAGCCTTAGAAGACATACCAGATGCTGACGATGCCGATCATGGGTTACTAAATCATGATTACTCGAAGTATAAAATTACAAACAGAAACTTCACAGGCCACAGAAAAACAGATCCAGAAAAGCCTTCACCGACAATACTAGCTAGAGGTAACGGAAAAGGAGGAGTATGCGCCATTCAACATCCCAAAAATCATCGAAGAATGTCAGTGAGAGAATCAGCTACAATTCAGACATTTCCAAAGAGTTTCGAATTTTTTGGAAGCCTAACATCATGTTATCGTCAAGTTGGAAATGCTGTACCCGTGAAATTTGCTGAACAACTGGCCTTAGCTTTAAAAAATAAAATTGGTGAATAA
- a CDS encoding ribbon-helix-helix domain-containing protein translates to MKRKCDSRISISLSLEQHKELVQLSEKNDVSIAWLVRQAITFYLFKNSNKQDEN, encoded by the coding sequence ATGAAAAGAAAGTGTGACTCAAGAATATCTATATCCTTATCCCTAGAGCAACATAAGGAATTAGTACAACTTTCTGAAAAGAATGATGTGTCGATTGCTTGGTTAGTAAGACAAGCAATCACGTTTTATTTATTTAAGAATAGTAATAAGCAAGATGAAAATTAA
- a CDS encoding DUF2628 domain-containing protein, which produces MGTFNIIFKGEVIEGKEPQKLAIALARYLKLPEDKAYLLLSGKELCIKKHLNASEASAIHAKLLSVGIITYLKEAAPPETKPAAKPSAPERVQQAKPATGTRNQSLKTPHILPSDNSKPRTAHQDYSSLSKGWQMIFNCFDELGVDKVGYRQAIRSDALRQRSLMERRKLRFNFLGALFGPLYYFAKGMFKKGLYLTLALAIVNIAIGMIWALFSDSAFIDRLIVAINTVTFAMQVNYDYYRYYRFKETLWPWLPKWMDKWWGVLSVYILALVAFFGLAFLINLSDESDTASTIKDSYLEGYEQTSIGQAFDNWSPCATIKWESHEAKNGTRTVTYHCQMKLNTFKQQEGKVYRLVTHNDDTKMVDLTKQAILQMSFTVNYDDSFIINDAQWDIDLGDHHYQPYVPHDSVLYDIYKDELYLSIAEIFSPKNILSNEFIRDIEQAK; this is translated from the coding sequence ATGGGTACGTTTAACATCATCTTTAAAGGTGAAGTCATTGAAGGCAAGGAACCACAAAAGCTTGCGATTGCCTTAGCGCGATATCTCAAGCTCCCCGAGGACAAAGCTTACCTGCTGCTCTCAGGCAAAGAGCTGTGCATTAAAAAGCACCTGAATGCCAGTGAAGCCTCCGCTATTCATGCCAAGCTGTTGTCAGTGGGGATAATCACCTATCTAAAAGAAGCCGCGCCGCCTGAAACAAAGCCAGCAGCAAAACCGTCAGCGCCAGAGCGTGTTCAACAGGCCAAGCCCGCAACGGGAACGCGAAACCAGTCATTGAAAACGCCACACATCCTCCCTTCCGATAATTCAAAACCCCGTACAGCCCATCAGGACTACTCTTCACTAAGTAAAGGGTGGCAGATGATATTCAACTGCTTTGATGAGCTTGGGGTGGATAAAGTCGGGTATCGGCAAGCTATACGCTCTGACGCATTACGGCAACGGTCTCTGATGGAACGAAGAAAACTACGGTTTAATTTCTTGGGAGCACTCTTTGGTCCGTTGTATTACTTCGCTAAGGGCATGTTCAAAAAGGGACTGTATCTGACCTTAGCATTAGCCATTGTCAACATTGCGATTGGCATGATTTGGGCGTTGTTTTCTGACTCTGCATTCATCGATAGATTGATAGTTGCTATCAACACCGTAACATTCGCCATGCAGGTCAACTACGACTATTACCGCTACTACCGCTTCAAAGAAACGCTGTGGCCTTGGCTGCCCAAGTGGATGGATAAATGGTGGGGCGTTTTGTCGGTGTATATACTTGCGTTAGTCGCTTTTTTTGGGCTTGCCTTCCTCATCAACTTATCTGATGAGTCTGATACCGCCAGTACCATCAAGGACAGTTACTTGGAAGGGTATGAACAAACCTCTATCGGTCAAGCCTTTGATAATTGGTCACCTTGCGCCACAATCAAATGGGAATCGCACGAAGCTAAGAATGGCACTCGGACAGTCACCTATCACTGCCAAATGAAACTGAACACCTTCAAGCAACAGGAAGGTAAGGTATATAGGTTAGTTACACACAATGACGACACTAAAATGGTTGACCTCACCAAGCAAGCCATCTTACAAATGAGTTTTACCGTCAACTATGACGATAGTTTCATCATCAATGATGCACAGTGGGACATTGACTTAGGTGACCACCATTATCAACCCTACGTACCCCATGACAGCGTGTTGTACGACATATACAAAGATGAACTCTATTTGTCTATCGCGGAAATCTTCAGCCCGAAAAACATTCTTTCAAATGAGTTTATTAGAGACATAGAGCAAGCCAAGTAA
- a CDS encoding helix-turn-helix domain-containing protein, with the protein MNNLAVKVGLSVRQMRIQKKLSQDELALRAEIDRSYVGRIERAEVNITLDMLYKIAEVLGCEAIELLPTRDELND; encoded by the coding sequence ATGAACAACTTGGCCGTGAAAGTGGGTCTGTCTGTGCGGCAGATGCGCATACAGAAAAAACTCTCTCAGGACGAGCTAGCCCTCAGAGCTGAGATTGACCGAAGTTATGTTGGTCGTATTGAGCGTGCAGAGGTGAATATCACTCTGGATATGCTGTACAAGATTGCCGAGGTACTCGGCTGTGAAGCGATTGAGCTATTGCCAACCCGAGATGAGTTGAATGACTAG
- a CDS encoding tyrosine-type recombinase/integrase: MSKQLERHDITDELYVYKQDNSERWYARIKVAGKWVAKATKQKEKEKAIAMAYRLQMEFEFMADRNLLVGSKRFRDVAEKAISTMQAAIDNGKDIEKYTTYIQVLRKYHIPFFDRTYITSIDIEKLRAFDVWRAEQLGRNPAKSTLLNHNAAMQLVFKEAVERKWMLAAQVPSLSTKGVESQRRAHFSPEEYDKAFDMVWKLEQNSRKEKTRQIRELLMDYMEFAVNTGIRPGTEMESLTWGDIHIDTNEHNIIFYITVRKGKTVKHTGTREVVCRDEIFSSIQTLRERFPNRKRTDKLFRLADGSDTKELSKAFDKALSEAGLKESAHGVRTLYSLRHTYITWQLLAGVNMEVLAKQCGTSIAMIEQHYSHVIPKMFSKELSGVDLGKAMVKRTKAKVSDKHKQHLADTLKEWQVRYRQLGCI, translated from the coding sequence ATGAGTAAACAGCTCGAAAGACATGATATCACTGACGAATTGTATGTCTACAAACAGGACAATAGTGAGCGTTGGTATGCCCGGATTAAGGTCGCAGGCAAATGGGTTGCCAAAGCCACCAAACAAAAGGAAAAAGAGAAGGCTATTGCCATGGCTTATCGACTCCAGATGGAATTCGAGTTCATGGCCGACCGTAACCTACTGGTGGGCTCCAAGCGTTTTCGGGATGTGGCAGAGAAAGCTATCAGTACCATGCAAGCGGCAATCGACAATGGTAAGGATATCGAAAAGTACACAACCTACATTCAGGTGTTACGTAAGTACCATATTCCCTTTTTTGACCGGACTTACATCACCTCAATTGATATTGAGAAACTGCGAGCATTCGACGTATGGCGAGCAGAGCAACTCGGTCGTAATCCTGCCAAGTCGACACTACTGAACCATAACGCTGCAATGCAGTTAGTGTTCAAGGAAGCCGTGGAACGTAAGTGGATGCTGGCTGCCCAAGTCCCTTCTCTATCAACCAAAGGTGTTGAGTCACAACGACGAGCGCATTTCTCACCAGAAGAATACGACAAAGCCTTTGATATGGTGTGGAAGTTGGAACAAAACAGCCGTAAAGAAAAAACCCGACAAATCCGTGAACTGTTAATGGACTATATGGAATTCGCGGTCAATACCGGTATTCGTCCCGGCACGGAGATGGAAAGCTTAACGTGGGGTGATATCCATATTGATACCAATGAGCACAACATCATTTTCTATATCACCGTAAGAAAAGGGAAAACCGTTAAACACACGGGTACTCGAGAAGTGGTTTGTCGTGATGAAATCTTTTCCAGTATTCAGACATTAAGAGAACGGTTCCCCAATCGCAAACGAACTGACAAACTGTTTCGGTTGGCCGATGGCAGTGATACCAAGGAACTCAGCAAAGCGTTTGATAAGGCACTTTCCGAAGCGGGTTTAAAAGAGTCTGCGCATGGTGTGAGAACGCTCTACTCATTGCGCCACACTTACATCACTTGGCAGCTGTTAGCTGGTGTGAACATGGAGGTGTTGGCAAAGCAATGTGGCACCAGTATCGCCATGATTGAGCAGCACTACAGCCATGTTATTCCGAAGATGTTCAGTAAAGAACTCTCTGGCGTCGACCTGGGGAAGGCGATGGTAAAACGCACCAAAGCCAAGGTGAGTGATAAACACAAACAGCATCTCGCTGACACGCTTAAAGAGTGGCAGGTACGCTATCGGCAATTAGGGTGTATCTAG